The Littorina saxatilis isolate snail1 linkage group LG15, US_GU_Lsax_2.0, whole genome shotgun sequence genome contains a region encoding:
- the LOC138948686 gene encoding uncharacterized protein, translated as MELEDETEHKERKDSSSATKTSAVDSDLTLVTPLSELNKGKKPAPIFRSTPVSGSTNVSSDVTTLTSSMEEEITVTSVSTISESTTSVRRETVMLMTDTANEQYDSEIYEPIFFDDDTDPKSSTKKRTEAPPVRPEKLRKRQRNLTEIIQPDFKDDDADSMYDVPPSRRQFAFPKETSLPVFSVVENPKRNSRGSPRVTSAFEPEPEDSIVPYATYHRPQSLLQEPDPDYMDDENPYMNDDEDDLNNLTGIKSTSTEKRVSFDDSAEPIHVSLSELNLKELSKTDDESIAESISSSEKTPSSKSPEKTEVQDDAGEKSDITMEKSDKPKHKLVHLDSVSSDSSSDTESASTSQTEDGKSAKLEATKTTEKVEQSSPVSAVSGEKKTTEKLEQSSPVSVVSGEKKTTEKVEQSSPVSAVSSEKKTTEKVEQSSPVSAVSSEKKTTEKVEQSSPVSAVSGEKKTTEKLEQSSPVSAVSSEKKTTEKLEQSSPVSAASDEKKTTEKLEQSSPVSAASDEKKTTEKVEQSSPVSAVSSEKKTTEKLEQSSPVSAVSSEKKTTEKLEQSSPVSAASDEKKTTTEADDQFLASAEYATSVEEINKLYAALEKEEEEMERRSSSSEQSANPNKLLATKEPVGRLLSFEEQRACLIPLKSKTEDEPEREPQSEETHAEPSKTVGKKKTKKEIKAGTKQENTSTSFNETRKSITETSVVKVQTTKSFNVFRKTSSQDSSQSEKEEETEEKAPDTKVYHPGFFSRFKKSPSNDPSKAAHKAEKKDTYPKQSDHDDKVKKKESSTLHETEDKTKSPVTLETVLSVTATEKKEAASPPKASDVLPPITSYSKLVDKVVHKGEEKQVKIKPEEDSRGQEEADAQRKTSFEDDDFSKFQLDFMETSLAKEVLGDAMYAKVRKESTTSSILSEPDPGSAEPAPKRKDSSQKDVENLQVDEQISKVSSFLVSNEASPPVQEDKKVGSAEHVKSPTDEPASTDPGQISQDVLQEKKAPKTSTASRAKPPPPPRKDLALENTPSTETSEKTIESESDKTASVVPEEKDDLNSITEPSVAVFAPKAAARTSSLVPPADSDSSKPSAEKPKPSAKPSLKPRPRPKPRDSVILAAEQVTPTEVTVVKKTPSQSDPESATPPPKDSNLAVTSASGKPDSTQDSIPGEISDKNKILEQPATSSAQRMAHKVGIRVPAPLKKDNRPEKDRSLLLPSKTASLPAGSSLQDDTDSKGDKKKKKRPLSGDAAAAMAESDDEDDDDYDSEDEETDDDDDDDDDERKAVGVDGESPPLPERQYKKKKTKYNEYSNVIRVDSGRLKDARIRSLSRPSLADSTQDKPDKNSRLRNAVSMEGGLDAHHKKQKVKKNKKIKEATGEDGDKKAKKHFGFNPFKGLFGHKKQKKKDGEEAEKGKGEGDDEDNIYELVDDFPEPKHKKGTTDTKTTPPKPAKKPKAKDNAPPPSHPPIKAVDSSHVSLDIRPIGRLLQLNPDGTQLLELIRPANGNLGVQLTQGNEETLQGKFVSGFVDKSTEKLLSGILNIGDQILKINDRSIDNCPLIEVHDIIDAQQRLKFLVFPAQ; from the exons ATGGAACTAGAAGATGAGACCGAACACAAGGAAAGGAAAGATTCAAGCTCTGCTACAAAGACGTCAGCGGTGGATAGTGACCTTACGCTCGTCACGCCTTTATCCGAGTTAAACAAAGGAAAGAAACCGGCTCCTATTTTCAGATCCACACCTGTCTCAGGGTCCACTAATGTGTCTTCTGACGTCACGACGCTGACGTCAAGCATGGAGGAGGAGATTACAGTGACGTCAGTGTCCACGATAAGCGAGTCTACTACTTCCGTCAGAAGAGAAACAGTGATGTTGATGACAGACACAGCAAACGAGCAATATGACTCAGAAATCTACGAACCCATCTTCTTTGACGATGACACAGACCCGAAGTCCTCGACAAAGAAGCGAACAGAAGCACCGCCCGTGCGACCTGAGAAGCTGAGGAAGCGGCAGAGGAACTTGACGGAGATTATCCAACCAGACTTTAAAGACGACGACGCCGACAGCATGTACGACGTTCCGCCCAGCCGTCGACAATTCGCCTTCCCAAAGGAAACGTCTCTGCCTGTGTTCTCCGTTGTGGAGAATCCGAAGCGCAACTCCAGGGGTTCGCCGAGAGTTACAAGCGCTTTCGAGCCCGAACCTGAGGACAGCATCGTGCCCTATGCAACCTACCACAGGCCTCAGTCCTTGCTGCAAGAGCCCGACCCGGACTACATGGACGATGAGAACCCTTACATGAACGATGATGAGGACGATCTGAACAACCTGACTGGAATCAAAAGTACATCGACAGAAAAGCGGGTTTCGTTTGATGACTCAGCTGAGCCTATCCATGTTAGTCTTAGTGAACTAAACTTAAAGGAACTAAGTAAAACTGACGATGAATCAATTGCAGAGAGCATCTCCAGTTCAGAGAAAACACCATCCAGTAAAAGCCCAGAGAAGACTGAAGTCCAAGATGATGCTGGTGAAAAGAGCGATATAACCATGGAAAAATCAGATAAGCCGAAACATAAGCTTGTACACCTAGACTCAGTGTCATCAGATTCGTCGTCAGACACGGAATCCGCATCGACCTCACAGACAGAAGATGGTAAATCCGCGAAGCTGGAAGCTACAAAAACCACAGAGAAAGTGGAACAGAGTAGCCCTGTCTCTGCTGTTTCTGGCGAGAAGAAAACCACAGAGAAACTGGAACAGAGTAGCCCTGTCTCTGTTGTTTCTGGCGAGAAGAAAACCACAGAGAAAGTGGAACAGAGTAGCCCTGTCTCTGCTGTTTCTAGCGAGAAGAAAACCACAGAGAAAGTGGAACAGAGTAGCCCTGTCTCTGCTGTTTCTAGCGAGAAGAAAACCACAGAGAAAGTGGAACAGAGTAGCCCTGTCTCTGCTGTTTCTGGCGAGAAGAAAACCACAGAGAAACTGGAACAGAGTAGCCCTGTCTCTGCTGTTTCTAGCGAGAAGAAAACCACAGAGAAACTGGAACAGAGTAGCCCTGTCTCTGCTGCTTCTGACGAGAAGAAAACCACAGAGAAACTGGAACAGAGTAGCCCTGTCTCTGCTGCTTCTGACGAGAAGAAAACCACAGAGAAAGTGGAACAGAGTAGCCCTGTCTCTGCTGTTTCTAGCGAGAAGAAAACCACAGAGAAACTGGAACAGAGTAGCCCTGTCTCTGCTGTTTCTAGCGAGAAGAAAACCACAGAGAAACTGGAACAGAGTAGCCCTGTCTCTGCTGCTTCTGACGAGAAGAAAACCACCACAGAGGCAGACGATCAGTTCCTGGCGAGTGCCGAGTATGCCACCTCGGTGGAGGAGATCAACAAGCTGTACGCAGCCCTggagaaagaggaagaagagatggAGAGACGTTCTTCAAGCAGTGAACAGTCTGCCAATCCCAACAAGTTGCTGGCCACGAAGGAACCAGTCGGTCGACTTCTCAGTTTTGAGGAACAGAGGGCTTGTCTGATACCACTGAAGTCCAAGACTGAAGACGAGCCCGAGCGAGAACCTCAGTCAGAAGAAACTCACGCGGAGCCATCAAAGACTGTCggcaagaagaaaacaaagaaggaGATCAAGGCTGGGACGAAGCAAGAGAACACATCCACAAGTTTTAACGAAACCCGTAAAAGTATAACGGAAACGAGCGTCGTTAAAGTCCAGACTACAAAGTCCTTCAATGTTTTTCGGAAAACTTCCTCGCAAGATTCCAGTCAGTCGGAAAAGGAAGAGGAAACAGAGGAGAAGGCACCAGACACTAAAGTTTACCATCCAGGATTTTTCAGCAGATTTAAAAAGTCACCCTCAAATGACCCGAGCAAAGCAGCCCACAAAGCAGAGAAAAAAGACACGTATCCAAAGCAGTCGGATCACGACGACAAagtcaagaagaaagagagtTCTACGCTCCATGAAACTGAAGACAAAACGAAGAGTCCAGTGACTCTAGAAACTGTTCTGTCTGTAACTGCCACAGAGAAGAAAGAGGCAGCTTCTCCGCCCAAAGCAAGTGACGTCCTGCCTCCAATCACCAGCTACTCCAAGCTGGTGGACAAAGTCGTCCACAAGGGTGAGGAGAAGCAGGTGAAGATCAAGCCAGAAGAGGACAGCAGAGGACAGGAAGAAGCTGACGCTCAGAGGAAGACGTCTTTCGAAGATGACG ATTTCTCAAAGTTTCAACTGGATTTCATGGAGACATCTCTGGCGAAGGAAGTGCTGGGCGATGCTATGTACGCCAAAGTCAGAAAAGAATCCACAACGTCATCCATCCTCTCAGAACCAGACCCAGGCAGCGCAGAACCTGCTCCGAAGAGAAAAGACTCGTCGCAGAAAGACGTCGAAAATCTACAAGTGGATGAACAGATTTCGAAAGTCAGTTCCTTTCTGGTTTCAAACGAAGCAAGTCCACCGGTGCAGGAGGATAAGAAAGTCGGGTCAGCTGAGCATGTAAAGTCTCCAACTGACGAACCGGCAAGTACAGACCCTGGACAGATTTCACAAGATGTTCTACAGGAGAAAAAGGCTCCTAAAACTTCTACAGCCTCTCGAGCTAAACCACCGCCGCCTCCTAGGAAAGATTTGGCGCTCGAAAACACTCCCTCAACAGAAACGTCCGAGAAAACGATAGAGAGTGAAAGCGACAAGACTGCAAGTGTGGTTCCCGAAGAGAAGGATGATCTGAACAGCATCACAGAACCATCAGTGGCAGTTTTCGCCCCAAAAGCTGCAGCAAGAACATCTTCCCTCGTGCCTCCCGCAGACTCGGATTCTTCTAAACCATCTGCCGAGAAGCCTAAACCATCTGCAAAACCCTCATTGAAACCGCGACCGCGTCCCAAGCCAAGAGATTCCGTAATTCTCGCTGCTGAACAGGTTACTCCAACAGAGGTCACTGTAGTGAAGAAGACACCGAGTCAATCCGACCCTGAGTCAGCCACGCCACCTCCCAAAGATTCAAATTTAGCCGTCACCAGTGCTTCGGGAAAGCCCGATTCCACGCAAGACAGCATTCCAGGAGAAATTTCTGACAAGAACAAGATTTTAGAACAGCCTGCTACTTCCTCGGCTCAACGCATGGCGCATAAGGTAGGAATCCGGGTGCCTGCACCTCTCAAGAAAGACAATCGTCCAGAAAAAGACAGAAGCTTGCTCCTCCCGTCGAAGACTGCTTCTCTGCCTGCTGGCTCTTCCTTACAAGATGACACTGACTCTAAGggagacaagaagaagaagaagaggcctCTGAGTGGAGACGCTGCTGCAGCAATGGCTGAGAGTgacgatgaggatgatgatgattatgacaGCGAGGATGAGGAGactgatgacgatgacgatgatgacgacgatgaacGGAAGGCTGTGGGCGTTGACGGCGAGAGCCCGCCTTTACCGGAGAGACAGTACAAGAAAAA GAAGACCAAATACAACGAGTACAGCAACGTTATCCGTGTGGACAGTGGAAGGCTGAAAGACGCTCGCATCCGGAGCCTCTCCAGACCGTCCCTTGCAGATAGTACTCAGGACAAGCCAGACAAGAACAGCAGACTCCGCAACGCAGTCAGCATGGAAGGAGGTCTGGACGCCCATCACAAAAAGCAGAag gtcaagaagaacaagaagatcaaGGAAGCCACCGGGGAAGACGGAGACAAAAAGGCCAAGAAGCATTTCGGGTTCAACCCGTTCAAGGGCCTGTTCGGGcacaagaagcagaagaagaaggatggagaGGAGGCGGAGAAGGGGAAAGGTGAAGGGGATGATGAGGACAACATATACGAGCTTGTGGACGACTTCCCTGAGCCTAAACACAA gaAAGGCACTACTGACACCAAAACCACCCCGCCAAAACCCGCGAAGAAGCCAAAGGCAAAAGACAACGCCCCCCCTCCTTCTCATCCACCAATCAAAGCCGTCGACTCAAGCCACGTCTCGCTTGACATTCGACCAATCGGACGCCTCCTTCAGTTGAACCCGGATGGAACTCAGTTGTTGGAACTGATCAGACCGGCCAATGGGAACCTTGGTGTGCAGCTCACGCAGGGCAACGAGGAGACATTGCAAG GGAAGTTCGTGTCGGGCTTTGTGGACAAGAGTACGGAGAAACTGCTGTCAGGCATCCTCAACATTGGGGACCAGATCCTCAAAATCAACGACCGGTCCATAGACAACTGTCCGCTCATTGAGGTGCATGACATCATCGACGCTCAACAGAGGCTCAAATTCCTGGTCTTCCCTGCTCAGTGA